In Clostridium sp. DL-VIII, the following proteins share a genomic window:
- a CDS encoding sigma-70 family RNA polymerase sigma factor — MDKEIYSLIKKRNEKGMELLINEYAPLIKAIVKRHLYNLPQYHEECINDVYLGIWNNIASFDNEKNILKNWIAAITKHRAIDYKRKYLRTLEHIDISELEIESNFTIEKELLKNELEYEIEEILKCLSVFDKQLFIKLFVKEESVEEVSEEFNIKPSVLYNRISRGKRKLKSIFSKS; from the coding sequence ATGGATAAAGAAATTTACTCATTAATAAAAAAGAGAAATGAAAAAGGTATGGAGTTACTTATTAATGAGTACGCACCATTAATAAAAGCTATAGTAAAGAGACATTTATACAATCTTCCACAATATCATGAGGAATGTATTAATGATGTATATCTTGGAATATGGAATAATATAGCTAGCTTTGATAATGAAAAAAATATTTTAAAGAATTGGATAGCTGCAATAACAAAACATAGAGCTATTGATTATAAGAGAAAATATTTAAGGACTCTTGAACATATTGATATAAGTGAGTTAGAGATAGAAAGTAATTTCACAATAGAGAAAGAACTTTTAAAGAATGAATTGGAATATGAAATAGAAGAAATTCTCAAATGTCTTAGTGTATTTGATAAGCAGCTTTTTATTAAACTTTTTGTAAAAGAAGAATCGGTAGAGGAAGTTAGCGAAGAGTTTAATATTAAACCATCCGTATTATATAACAGAATTTCTAGAGGAAAAAGAAAACTTAAAAGCATATTTTCTAAATCATAA
- a CDS encoding IS91 family transposase produces the protein MIKSKLRRILEENWNEFYKRYKNRIRPSVIAEVKKVMKCKDISNGYIELKCKECGEIKKVGFTCKSRFCTSCGKVYVDNWVNGMLGKLINVKHRHMVFTIPEELRNYFGRERDRLKLLPQCAAKAVTSWMYKQNKKEEFIPGIIAVIHTFGRDLKWNPHVHMMVTEGGKGKLTTWRNFKYFSYEALRKRWQKILLDEIIKREGNKDSFKRLKNKIYKNNKDGFYVHAKNEIKSAKIAAKYIGRYVGRPAIAESRIIAYDGESVTFKYKRHEDNKEIIEKVSVFEFIKKVIIHIPDKNFKMVRYFGLYSRRCKDKDQFIKMIDKKIIQIKKSIEKWEYRILASFGVDPCKCSKCGGKMRFNDIVYPRYGSMREYFKDKFISEGKEKLENILEIYAIAKGVLYGKIKPTTT, from the coding sequence ATGATTAAGAGTAAATTAAGAAGAATATTAGAGGAAAATTGGAATGAATTTTATAAAAGATATAAAAACAGAATTAGACCTAGTGTTATTGCAGAAGTAAAAAAAGTTATGAAATGCAAGGATATAAGTAATGGTTATATTGAATTAAAATGTAAGGAATGTGGCGAAATAAAGAAAGTTGGGTTCACTTGTAAAAGTAGATTTTGTACATCATGTGGAAAGGTTTATGTTGATAATTGGGTTAATGGAATGCTGGGAAAATTAATAAATGTAAAGCATAGACATATGGTATTTACAATACCAGAGGAACTTAGAAATTACTTCGGAAGAGAAAGAGATAGGCTGAAGTTACTTCCGCAATGTGCAGCTAAAGCTGTTACGAGTTGGATGTATAAGCAAAATAAAAAAGAAGAATTTATACCTGGAATTATAGCAGTTATACATACTTTTGGACGAGATTTAAAGTGGAATCCCCACGTCCACATGATGGTTACAGAAGGTGGAAAGGGCAAGCTAACTACCTGGAGAAATTTTAAATATTTTTCGTATGAAGCATTAAGAAAGAGATGGCAAAAAATATTATTAGATGAAATAATAAAAAGAGAAGGAAATAAAGATAGTTTTAAACGATTAAAGAACAAAATATATAAAAATAATAAAGATGGATTTTATGTTCATGCTAAAAATGAAATAAAATCAGCAAAGATAGCTGCAAAATATATTGGAAGATATGTTGGACGACCTGCGATAGCAGAATCAAGAATAATTGCGTATGATGGTGAAAGTGTAACATTTAAATATAAAAGACATGAAGACAATAAAGAAATAATAGAGAAAGTGTCAGTCTTTGAGTTTATAAAAAAAGTTATAATACATATACCAGACAAGAATTTTAAAATGGTGAGATATTTTGGACTGTATTCGAGGAGATGTAAGGATAAAGATCAATTTATCAAGATGATAGATAAGAAAATAATACAAATTAAGAAATCAATAGAAAAGTGGGAATATCGAATTCTTGCGTCTTTTGGGGTAGATCCATGCAAATGTTCTAAATGTGGTGGTAAGATGAGATTTAATGATATAGTGTATCCACGATACGGCTCGATGCGAGAATATTTTAAAGATAAATTTATAAGTGAAGGGAAAGAAAAATTAGAAAACATCCTGGAAATATATGCAATTGCAAAAGGAGTACTATATGGTAAAATAAAGCCGACAACAACATAG
- a CDS encoding YhgE/Pip domain-containing protein, with product MSTIFKIYKRDIKRIITNIPLMCIIAGLLLVPALYAWINIIASWDPYGNTKGLLVAVVNNDKGAEFKGMEINIGDEVIDKLRDNESIGWTFVDQNEAESGVKYGRYYASITMPEDFSNDLLSLAVSGEPNKADLIYSVNEKINAIAPKITKSGLTTLQSEITSSVTEEVSGAVLNYMSAYGIVLEQLKPELKEFMNILSDIDSNLPQIGKNIDNAYNGAVDMNKFIKNLQENIPNITNSLNDAQNVIKSSNDFFSKFNSTIKSISPYIKIDLAEVKANGEAAKNNLNRINNSIDTAVKGQQDDLKSATDNINSAIALINNDINILKSVNNILHSDILSNFISKIENIRDQLVQNKLSLDALEAVLSNGNKLSSDAVNSLIQNIDKTSQLIDDSISNFDNVISPEINSLIDNTTAMANNSLTLLENAKNNIPLINNLLKDADIGTDLGGAEIKNIKDKFPKAEDIIHSNVERFKNLDDDQKFNELASLLQKNPENVSDFLANPIELVQNRIFPIPNYGSAMTPFYSTLAIWVGGFTLLSILSTHVENLEGVKKLGTTKKFFGRYLTIATLSLLQTFIIVLGNLIFIKTYAVSPMIFSIFSLYVGLVFSMIIYTLVSVFGNVGKALALVIMVLQVSASGGTFPIQLTPKFFQNISPMLPFTYAIGGMREAEGGIVWSSLYYDTGILAIYFFISIIIAVFLKEKVNKKSEKFISKMKESGLVGE from the coding sequence ATGAGTACAATATTTAAAATCTATAAAAGAGATATAAAAAGGATAATAACGAATATTCCTCTTATGTGTATAATAGCGGGTCTTCTTTTGGTACCTGCATTATACGCATGGATTAACATAATAGCTTCCTGGGATCCTTATGGAAATACTAAAGGTTTGTTAGTGGCAGTAGTAAACAATGATAAAGGTGCTGAATTTAAAGGAATGGAAATTAATATTGGTGATGAAGTAATTGATAAACTAAGGGATAATGAAAGTATTGGCTGGACTTTTGTTGATCAAAATGAGGCGGAAAGTGGAGTGAAATATGGAAGGTACTATGCAAGTATAACAATGCCTGAAGATTTCTCGAACGACCTTCTCTCTTTGGCAGTAAGTGGAGAGCCTAATAAGGCTGATTTAATTTATTCAGTTAACGAAAAAATCAATGCTATAGCTCCTAAGATCACAAAAAGTGGACTAACCACTTTGCAAAGCGAAATAACCAGTTCTGTTACTGAAGAAGTAAGCGGTGCAGTGCTTAATTATATGAGCGCGTATGGTATTGTACTAGAACAGCTTAAACCAGAGCTAAAAGAGTTTATGAATATATTAAGTGATATAGATAGTAATCTTCCTCAAATTGGTAAAAATATAGATAATGCTTATAATGGAGCCGTAGATATGAATAAGTTCATAAAAAATCTCCAGGAGAATATACCTAACATAACTAATTCGCTTAATGACGCGCAAAATGTAATTAAATCTAGTAATGATTTTTTTAGTAAGTTTAATAGCACAATAAAGAGTATATCTCCATACATAAAAATAGATTTAGCTGAAGTAAAGGCTAATGGAGAAGCAGCTAAAAATAATCTTAACAGGATTAATAATTCTATAGATACAGCGGTTAAAGGTCAGCAGGATGATTTAAAATCTGCAACTGATAATATAAATAGTGCAATAGCTCTTATTAATAATGATATAAATATACTTAAATCTGTAAATAATATTTTACATAGTGATATATTATCTAATTTTATAAGCAAAATAGAAAATATTAGAGATCAACTAGTTCAAAATAAATTAAGTTTAGATGCTTTGGAAGCTGTACTAAGTAATGGGAATAAGCTTTCTTCTGATGCAGTAAATTCATTAATACAAAATATAGATAAAACCTCACAGCTTATAGATGACTCAATAAGTAATTTTGACAATGTTATTTCCCCAGAAATAAATAGCTTGATAGATAATACTACAGCTATGGCTAATAATTCATTAACGCTTTTGGAAAATGCAAAAAATAATATTCCTCTCATAAATAATTTACTAAAGGATGCTGATATTGGTACGGACCTTGGAGGAGCAGAAATTAAAAATATTAAAGATAAATTCCCAAAGGCAGAGGATATAATCCACAGCAATGTTGAAAGGTTTAAAAATTTAGACGACGACCAAAAATTTAACGAACTTGCAAGTCTTCTACAAAAAAATCCGGAGAATGTAAGTGACTTTTTAGCAAATCCAATAGAGCTTGTGCAAAACAGAATATTTCCTATACCCAATTATGGATCTGCTATGACTCCATTTTATAGCACTCTTGCAATTTGGGTTGGCGGCTTTACATTGCTTTCTATATTATCTACACATGTAGAGAACTTAGAAGGTGTTAAGAAACTAGGAACGACTAAAAAATTTTTTGGCAGGTATTTAACCATTGCTACTCTGTCATTACTTCAAACTTTTATTATTGTTTTAGGAAACCTTATTTTCATTAAAACTTATGCTGTAAGTCCAATGATATTTTCAATATTTTCTCTGTATGTAGGCTTGGTATTTAGCATGATAATCTATACTTTGGTTTCTGTATTTGGAAACGTTGGTAAAGCCTTAGCACTTGTTATAATGGTACTTCAAGTTTCTGCCTCAGGAGGAACCTTTCCTATACAGCTTACACCTAAATTTTTTCAAAATATAAGTCCAATGCTGCCTTTTACTTATGCTATAGGAGGCATGAGAGAAGCAGAAGGAGGAATTGTCTGGAGTTCTTTATATTATGATACAGGAATTTTAGCTATATATTTTTTCATATCCATAATAATCGCTGTATTTCTAAAGGAAAAGGTAAATAAGAAATCAGAAAAGTTTATTAGTAAGATGAAGGAAAGCGGATTAGTTGGAGAGTAA